One window from the genome of Thermococcus siculi encodes:
- a CDS encoding nitrilase, whose protein sequence is MKVAYVQMEPVFLEPEVNYSKAEDLIRIAADRGAKLVVLPELFDTGYNFRSRDEVESVAGQIPDGPTTQFLMELSRELGVFIVAGTAEKGEDGKLYNSAVITGPIGSGYIGKYRKVHLFYREKLFFEPGNLGFRVFNIGMAKIGVMICFDWFFPESARTLALKGADVIAHPSNLVMPYAPRAMPIRALENRVYTITANRIGEEFGLRFIGRSTIASPKAEVLAMGSEDEEEVGVVEIDLELARDKRLNEVNDVFKDRRPEYYSL, encoded by the coding sequence ATGAAGGTCGCGTACGTCCAGATGGAGCCGGTCTTTCTGGAACCCGAGGTCAACTACTCAAAGGCCGAGGATCTGATAAGGATAGCCGCTGACAGGGGAGCGAAGCTGGTCGTCCTTCCAGAGTTATTCGACACCGGCTATAACTTCCGCAGCAGGGATGAGGTTGAGAGCGTCGCCGGTCAGATTCCAGACGGCCCAACCACGCAGTTCCTGATGGAACTCTCGAGGGAGCTGGGGGTGTTCATAGTTGCCGGAACGGCCGAGAAGGGCGAGGATGGAAAGCTCTACAACTCTGCGGTGATAACCGGGCCAATAGGGAGCGGCTACATCGGAAAGTACCGCAAGGTGCACCTCTTCTACCGTGAGAAGCTCTTCTTCGAACCCGGAAACCTCGGCTTCCGAGTCTTCAACATCGGTATGGCCAAGATCGGTGTCATGATATGCTTCGACTGGTTCTTCCCTGAATCGGCCAGAACGCTCGCCCTCAAGGGAGCCGATGTAATAGCCCACCCGAGCAACCTGGTGATGCCCTACGCGCCGAGGGCGATGCCGATAAGGGCCTTAGAAAACCGCGTTTACACGATAACGGCCAACAGGATTGGGGAGGAGTTCGGGCTGAGGTTCATAGGCAGGAGCACGATAGCCTCGCCGAAGGCGGAAGTTTTGGCCATGGGGAGCGAGGACGAGGAAGAAGTCGGCGTGGTTGAGATAGACCTCGAACTCGCGAGGGACAAGAGGCTCAACGAGGTGAACGATGTCTTCAAGGACAGACGCCCTGAGTACTACTCCCTGTGA
- a CDS encoding multidrug transporter has translation MAKVRIHALVILLLLVAAGAIIYTWRPLEGRSYQDSYTQAGATYAEALPSNSHITGYIEARYPFSVYVVNSDSGYFEGINGSDVVMSWENVTEVDLNFTTSNGTQYLVIKNGNVSQRIGVVINSKR, from the coding sequence ATGGCGAAGGTAAGAATCCACGCACTTGTAATCCTGCTCCTGCTGGTGGCGGCGGGGGCGATCATCTACACGTGGCGGCCATTAGAGGGTCGGTCGTATCAGGATAGCTACACGCAGGCGGGGGCCACCTACGCTGAGGCGCTCCCCTCCAACTCCCACATAACCGGCTACATAGAGGCGCGGTATCCCTTCTCCGTCTATGTGGTTAACTCGGACTCCGGCTACTTCGAGGGCATCAACGGAAGCGACGTCGTCATGAGCTGGGAGAACGTCACCGAGGTGGACTTGAACTTCACGACCTCCAACGGCACCCAGTATCTGGTAATAAAAAACGGCAACGTGAGCCAGAGGATAGGCGTGGTCATAAACTCGAAGCGCTGA
- a CDS encoding class I SAM-dependent methyltransferase has translation MSLEELYRYINWRMDPADERARERFEGITEFFESISDRLPGGGRVLDVCAGTGIAGVALAKATDARLLTVLDARREDLELAKEWLRIAGINPELRLVRGDAREVANLVDEHDIAILWGYTMPHFDPFDAVKLFANVALTLSDDGVFIIEDMDRVYWILYRAGYREFLVEGRRENYTIASMHEGYDFKRGTFKRGYYVLPGLRKIETVDFHYWDLATQLAIGRVFFREHELIEREAHGNPRVGTVIVLRRPVKETARGVLKNFSASSL, from the coding sequence ATGTCCCTCGAGGAGCTTTACCGCTACATCAACTGGCGAATGGACCCGGCGGACGAGAGGGCGAGGGAGAGGTTTGAGGGGATAACGGAGTTTTTCGAATCGATCTCGGATAGGCTTCCAGGGGGAGGGAGAGTCCTCGATGTCTGTGCAGGAACGGGCATAGCCGGAGTCGCCCTCGCGAAGGCGACCGATGCGAGGCTCCTCACCGTTTTAGACGCCCGAAGGGAGGACCTCGAACTCGCCAAAGAGTGGCTCAGAATAGCAGGAATAAACCCCGAACTTAGACTTGTGCGGGGCGACGCGAGGGAGGTAGCCAACCTCGTGGACGAGCACGATATAGCCATTCTCTGGGGCTACACGATGCCGCACTTTGACCCCTTCGATGCCGTGAAGCTCTTCGCGAACGTTGCGCTCACGCTGAGCGACGATGGAGTCTTCATCATAGAGGACATGGACAGGGTCTACTGGATTCTCTACCGCGCCGGTTACAGGGAGTTCCTCGTGGAGGGACGCAGGGAGAACTACACCATAGCCTCGATGCACGAGGGCTACGACTTCAAGAGGGGAACTTTCAAAAGGGGCTACTACGTCCTGCCGGGCCTCAGGAAGATAGAGACCGTCGACTTCCACTACTGGGATCTGGCAACCCAGCTCGCCATCGGCAGGGTTTTCTTCAGGGAGCACGAACTCATCGAAAGGGAAGCCCATGGAAACCCAAGGGTTGGCACCGTCATCGTGCTGAGAAGGCCGGTAAAAGAGACCGCACGGGGGGTTCTGAAGAACTTCAGCGCTTCGAGTTTATGA
- a CDS encoding RNA polymerase sigma factor sigma-70 region 4 domain-containing protein: protein MLRLPEGMERVWLMRARGMREVEIAETLGISRQAVNKALKDARVKLFEAFFGLTEVFSWDVVRVNAEKGFMVARGKCGDKNVRVYAFYLPGRGIRAFFNGEFPEYILEHALNIDLIERKESGELVKALEG from the coding sequence ATGCTCAGACTCCCTGAGGGCATGGAGAGGGTCTGGCTCATGAGGGCCAGGGGCATGCGTGAGGTTGAGATAGCCGAAACCCTCGGGATATCAAGGCAGGCCGTCAACAAAGCCCTGAAAGATGCGAGGGTCAAGCTCTTCGAGGCCTTTTTTGGTCTTACCGAGGTGTTTTCGTGGGATGTGGTGAGGGTCAACGCCGAGAAGGGCTTCATGGTGGCTAGAGGAAAGTGCGGTGATAAAAACGTCCGCGTTTACGCCTTCTACCTCCCGGGGAGGGGGATAAGGGCCTTCTTCAACGGGGAGTTTCCGGAGTATATACTTGAGCACGCACTTAACATCGACTTGATAGAAAGGAAGGAAAGCGGTGAGCTGGTGAAAGCCCTTGAGGGCTGA
- a CDS encoding DUF1648 domain-containing protein — protein MSPYLLIQLAALGLYLFLVAVNWSALPEPMAVHFDASGDPNGFMSQAWGAVGIPLMVWAMFFGLTVLGRDPGFFARMKRFSPSGWRAWAEFNTLMGLGLLTVSSMTVLYNVEAIPGEWIGYSVWIFLAFAFLAIYRLASVGR, from the coding sequence GTGAGTCCCTACCTACTGATTCAGCTCGCCGCTCTGGGTCTCTACCTGTTTCTCGTTGCTGTCAACTGGAGCGCCCTGCCGGAGCCGATGGCGGTCCACTTCGACGCATCGGGAGACCCCAACGGCTTCATGTCGCAGGCGTGGGGAGCCGTAGGAATACCCCTGATGGTGTGGGCCATGTTCTTCGGCCTCACGGTGCTCGGGAGGGATCCGGGCTTCTTCGCGAGGATGAAGCGCTTCTCACCATCCGGCTGGAGAGCCTGGGCAGAGTTCAACACACTGATGGGCCTCGGGCTCCTCACAGTATCGTCGATGACGGTTCTCTACAACGTGGAGGCCATCCCAGGGGAGTGGATAGGCTACTCGGTGTGGATATTCCTGGCCTTCGCCTTCCTCGCAATATACAGACTGGCGAGCGTCGGGAGGTAG
- a CDS encoding SdpI family protein — translation MVKVDAQTAVELFAGLSLLIAGVMTLAFRNRPNSLIGVRMGYTYMSEEAWRKANTAGGALLLGLSGILLAMTAAGVSMTTCTLVLLGGVLTVVGISSMVARKAYEIEEMSTEAPKSR, via the coding sequence ATGGTGAAGGTGGATGCCCAAACTGCGGTCGAGCTCTTTGCCGGGTTGAGCCTTTTAATCGCGGGGGTTATGACACTGGCCTTCAGGAACAGGCCCAACTCCCTCATAGGCGTCAGGATGGGCTACACCTACATGTCAGAGGAAGCCTGGAGGAAGGCCAACACCGCCGGGGGAGCGCTCCTCCTCGGCCTCTCGGGGATACTGCTCGCGATGACCGCCGCCGGCGTTTCCATGACGACCTGCACACTGGTCCTCCTCGGGGGAGTGCTCACGGTAGTTGGAATTTCGAGCATGGTAGCCAGGAAGGCCTACGAGATTGAGGAGATGTCAACGGAGGCCCCAAAAAGCCGGTAG
- a CDS encoding PadR family transcriptional regulator → MLNRKEKALKKLRKEFRSGLYSYLVLLLLEKDGELHGYAIRKRLEELSNGRVVPSEGALYDILKSLKKIGLVQDEWVEVGGRPRKYYSLTGFGREVLDELKGEIREIIQVVERIEGRW, encoded by the coding sequence GTGCTGAACAGGAAGGAGAAGGCCCTGAAAAAGCTCAGAAAGGAGTTTCGCTCGGGTCTTTACTCGTACCTGGTTCTCCTTCTCCTCGAAAAGGATGGCGAGCTCCACGGCTACGCCATCAGGAAGAGGCTGGAGGAGCTGAGCAACGGCAGGGTGGTGCCAAGTGAGGGGGCGCTGTACGATATCCTCAAGAGCCTGAAGAAGATAGGCCTTGTGCAGGACGAGTGGGTCGAAGTCGGTGGAAGGCCCAGGAAGTACTACAGCCTCACTGGGTTCGGCAGGGAGGTGCTGGATGAGCTGAAGGGTGAAATCAGGGAGATAATCCAGGTTGTGGAGAGGATAGAGGGGAGATGGTGA